In the Nerophis ophidion isolate RoL-2023_Sa linkage group LG01, RoL_Noph_v1.0, whole genome shotgun sequence genome, one interval contains:
- the septin5a gene encoding septin 5a isoform X3, producing the protein MVAGESGMGKSTLVNSLFLTDLYKDRKLLNAEERINQTVEIIKHTVDIEEKGVKLKLTIVDTPGFGDAVNNNECWRPITDYIDQQFEQYFRDESGLNRKNIQDNRVHCCLYFIPPFGHGLRPVDVEFMKALHEKVNIIPLIAKADCLTPNEIKKLKDRIREEIDKFGIKVYQFPECDSDEDEEFKQLDKELKECTPFAVIGSNTVVEARGQRVRGRLYPWGIVEVENQSHCDFVKLRNMLIRSHMHDLKDVTCDVHYENYRAQCIQEMTSKLSQDNRMESPIPILPLSTPDVDTEKLIKMKDEELKRMQEMLTKMQQQMHEKD; encoded by the exons AGCGCATCAACCAGACGGTGGAGATCATTAAACACACGGTGGACATCGAGGAGAAAGGAGTCAAGCTCAAGCTGACCATTGTGGACACGCCAGGCTTTGGAGACGCCGTCAACAACAACGAGTG CTGGAGGCCCATTACAGACTACATTGATCAGCAGTTTGAGCAGTACTTCCGCGATGAGAGCGGCCTCAACAGGAAGAACATCCAGGACAATCGTGTCCACTGCTGCCTGTATTTTATCCCGCCATTTGGTCACGG GCTGCGTCCAGTCGATGTTGAGTTCATGAAAGCTCTGCACGAAAAAGTGAACATCATCCCTCTCATTGCCAAAGCCGACTGCCTCACGCCTAACGAAATCAAGAAGCTAAAGGACCGA atACGAGAGGAAATAGACAAGTTTGGCATCAAAGTCTACCAATTTCCTGAATGCGACTCGGATGAGGATGAAGAGTTCAAACAACTGGACAAAGAGCTAAAG GAGTGCACCCCCTTTGCCGTGATTGGCAGTAACACAGTGGTGGAGGCTCGAGGGCAGCGAGTGCGAGGGCGGCTTTACCCGTGGGGCATCGTTGAAG TGGAGAACCAGTCCCACTGTGACTTTGTCAAGCTGAGGAACATGCTGATCCGCTCGCACATGCACGACCTCAAAGACGTGACCTGCGACGTCCACTATGAAAACTACAGAGCACAGTGCATACAGGAGATGACCAG TAAACTGTCTCAGGACAACCGCATGGAGTCTCCCATCCCCATCCTGCCCTTGTCCACCCCGGATGTGGACACTGAAAAATTGATTAAAATGAAAGATGAGGAG CTGAAGAGGATGCAGGAGATGCTGACTAAGATGCAGCAGCAGATGCACGAGAAAGACTAG